The nucleotide sequence TTTGTACCAATCGTTTATAATTTTATCTTGTAGAGATATCAAATAGTTAACACGTGTAAActaatttattttctgtttcCTGCTATTAATTTGCTCTCATCAAGAAGGATAATGAATATCCTTTCCATAAATTATGAGGAATTCATAAAAATAAGATATCCGCCTGCGAGAAGTTTAAGTAACAAATATATAGTGCGACGGGTTAGATAGTGGAACTCATCTGCATCATCCGAGGTCAGGATAAATAACATTTAGGCAACGTGCCTGAATGTTGTTCTTTACTGGTACAATCTTAGAATATGCCTGGTAGCAAGTGATTCTAATATACCACATATGAGCCCGGAGGAAAACTGTTATTAAGTTTACACACTAGTTATTTGAACTGACACATAAACGAAGTTTGAGCCAATGAACGTATATTTAGGCTAATAGCCAAAACCTTGAAAAAGCAGCACAGAAGAACCAAGCGCCTAGGTTGCTTTAAACGAGTTTCATCGGAAGTTGACTGAAGATCTGTGGTTGGTAAATTAGTCAGTTACACGGAAGAAGTATTTTTACGAATAGCGTTGATGAATTTTGTTAAAACCGACAATATGTGGCAAAATAATGCATGAAGGGGAAGTCTAAATTTGAAAGGGAATCCGGGTATTGGTTAGGTATAAACCTTCTAGTTATGCAATTTGTATCCTATTTACATGGAGACAGACCAAACTCCAAAAATAGTGTTTTACTTGTAACAGTTTACGTTAATTATTTCTTAATATGGACAGACGAACTAATCTAAACTTATTGAGTTATAATATATACACACATTCACCCTTATCAAATATTCACATATAACCTTAAGCGTTTTTATATGCGAGTGTCTGTTTATTGTATTCAACTTTACCTATCTCGACAGATCCTCAATAACATTTTCTAAAACTGAGTAAGCTGGAAAGCCTTTCTCTGCACTGTATTTCTTATGGTCAACATGCAACGTCTGTATGAACTACACcgattcaaaataaaattatttgacCTTTTAACATACCGCTGTTCTAAACGTGCTAATTAGACAGAAAATATACGAAGATAGGTAAGATGTACGTTTTACTAACAGCATTATCATTCAATCATACTAAAGTCAAACCGACACTAAACATGATTGTGAACAGAAAATATACACTTCTTAGCTTTTGGATCATTTCAACTTTTCgcaatatgcattaaagagGACTATGTAAAGGAGCATTATTAGAAATATTCCGCTGAAATGAAGTGATGGTTTTCTTACGTAGTGACAAAAAACAAATGAGTACACGACTTTTGACACAATTTTCTAACTGATGTGAAATATTGATCTCGTGAAAAAAGGGGATAAATATAAGTTCATTACACATACCTGTCCCTTCAGGATCAAAGCAAGCAAAGGCATTTAAAATCGTTTCTTCCGGATCACACCCCATCATTTTTTCACCAAATAATGTTAAAAACATTGTGAAATTTATTTGACCAGGTGCTTGTGAAAGCATACCGTTTAAATACTCATCACTAGGTGATTTTCCCAGAGAGATAAAAATATCTTCTAAGTCATGCTTATCAATGACACCATCTTTAGTTGAATCAATCATTAAGAACGCTTCCTGTTTAAAAGATCAAAACGATGAACATTAGTACACTAAAAGTGCTGTAAACAGTAGTCTAAAAGCTTTTGAAGAACTCTATTATATAGCCATATACCTACGGAAGTATCATTGGAATTTCGTCTGCAATAATCATGTTAAACCTTTGATATTGGCTAAGAGTACTAAGGTTAAGCCGTTGTAGTGCTCTTTAAACTAACATGTCAGTACATGAAGTTATCAACAGTTGGGCTGGCCTGTGTAGAGATGTGGTTTTTGATTAGTATACGCAAAACAACAGTAACCTATGTTTAAGGACTTtaaatgacatggctgaaaagTGGTATTAGTGACGATGGTTTTATAAAAACATACAACTCTGACATCAGAAATGTACTACTTATAAATCTTCGGTGACACCTTTTTTCCTCTGACCGTAAGAGATCATTGTGAAGATTCAGGAGTGAATACCATATTTTTTAGTCGCTTGCTTTTAGATGATATAGTGATGAACGTTGCTTGTCCGTATTTGTTACGATTCATTTTTTGAAGTAAAACCTGTTGCAAACGGAACTATTAAACTTAGTTTCTATCAAAAATTGTGATAGTGATCTGCTGACATGATAGAAGTTCATAAAATAAGCTAATGCCTGAATTTTACCAAAATGAACAAATTTTCAAGAACTGGAAAAAATAATATGCTGGATGTTACTTTCAAGTCATAAACTCACCTTAAATTCACTAATTTGAGCCTCATTAAACATTGAAAAGACATTTGAAGTGAATCGCTGAGTGCGAGTACGGGCTCTACGCTTAGTTTTCGTGCAAGCCAtcttgtttgtttgaaatacCGCTTGTCCGAAGCAACTAAGAAAGCCGCCAGTATATTTTCACCATTTAATAGCCCATAGCTAACGTCCAACATGAATAATTGCGAGTCGACTATTGAGCGCATTAAGACTATTATATGATATAGAAGAATGCAAATGAAAGCGAAATATGAGAGCGTACTTAGAAAAAAGTTGTATAGGAAGCTTATAAAGAAAATTTAGTACATAGTGTTATATCTGGGTGATTAAGAAGATTTACTGTCGTCTAGGTTTTTAAGGACAGTCAGGAAAGTAGCCACTTTAGAATTTTTTTATAACTGAGTCAGGGTTTGGAAAATTTCCTTAGAAATAATGCAGTGGATTGACTTCTTGTCAAGCTTATTTAATGAGATTTGCTTATAGATGCATTTTACTTAAAGAAAACCCATAATAACTTAATATACTGTAATGGAGAAGGAAGCGCGTTCTGTTTATAAAATTAGGTTAAGGTGATTCGATTACGGAGCTTATAAGATTTCGCTTAAACCTTctctttaattattttcataagtGTTAATactttcagtttcagtttggaaaggatatgaggcttgatggcctgtgttagtcctggcaatgatggtcccTCAGTTgatcttttgaaagagtcgacggatggagtcTCATCCACGTGCTGGGATAATGAATTCCACttgttgatgattcgatgggaaagtcgataacCAACTGACAATTAATTCGTTCAGGGCTTGGGAACTTGTTttgagtgtcctcgtaaattttctgttttggaagacaagaaaaatgtgggcatatcaggtgcaaatttattcTGAAGCAATccgaaaactgtaatcaagtcgcctctggttCTTAGATATAACAGTGGGAATAGGTTTGGCTTGGTCAATTTATCGTTTTCTGAACCCTTTCCTACAGATCACTGTCTTTtcttaggcaggggctagctgcttgtatgcactGCTCAAGTTTAGGACTCACGAACACTGTCTAAAAGGTCGGAAACGTTTTAGCGTTTATATAAGTAAAAGCCTTACGTATAAACCTTGAAGTTCTAATACCTTTGGCGGCTactgcacggcagtgtgcagtagtcttcaagtcttgactaacgatgactcctaagtcatttgtgtgtctggacaataggtagctcagtgttattcatcgcttatgtatctgtaccttgatgaccaAAATGcgtcacaatacacttggaagtgtttatcggcaactgTCAGGATCGAGATCATTCGAGAAATTCCGCCGGATCATTtcgaagttctaagctatcgcccttacTTCATACCGTTCTTCATATCTTGACGTCGTCAACAAATAGCAAGACCGATGATGACAGGAGACGATggtcattttcatataaaaggAATAACACCGGCCCAAAAGTTGTGCTTTGAGGCACTTCAACAAGAACAGATTTCTAGCTAGACAACTAAGAGTTCTCCCGTACTTTTTTTGGctcccaactaggaagtctgtTATCCACATCGATAGATTGCCTCCAAATCCGACATTTcttaacttatataacagccggttttgaggaactttgtcaaaagctttgctgaagtcaatgtaggctaagtctataggtaacttttggtctttAAGAGCGCACTAGCTTCCACGAGccactaataagttagtgagacaggACTAACCTGTTCTAAAGCCATGCTGCTTCTCCGAGAAGATCCAGTTGTCATCGAGATATTcgaacagctccttccgaataattttttctaagattttaacaaccacactattTAAGCTAATGGGTCGGtcattctcaggcttatgttttgtacctgtttggAAGACAGTACTTACTATGGCGTTTTTCCAGTCTATGGTAGACGACcttgggttacggatagattaaaacatatacttaaatggcttgcaacaaagttagctaattcttTTAGTAACATAGGATGCCATTCATTGGGTCCAGTAGACTTGACTATGTCAAGCTAATATAGCAGACCGAGGACATCGAGTGCTTTGGTGGTCACGCTGTTCAGTGTTTATGTGGGTGGATTTTAATAGACTGGTGGGAAGGATGTTTCTATGATATATACATGGCTCAAGTATtttgagaatacttgagctttgtcGAAGTCGTCCCCCACTaatgatgaggcagtactgtctccatATAGTGAAGGGATATTtacttctttttgtcctttagTTTATAtgcgaatacaagcgtttagggcattctatggattccttaacaattttctcttcgtacagctttccggacttacggagggtcgaggcataTGTATTCCGGGCATTTTGATACTGATATTTTGCAGGTTTCTCAGTCTACTATGGGTGCATtcaagtcccctaggattaaaCATCGACTACTTCGTGACCAAGTGTTGAAACTGCTTAGCAGGATTtcatttacctcacagcttgaaGTGCGATAGATCGAACCATGCAGTAGCTCTTGTACCTTGCATTTCAAGCGGCAACTAACTAATTCACTCCCCCCAATTTCATGGGATACACTGCCGATACTGGCGAGTgaaatagcattcctaatgagtAGAGCTACTACCCTCCTTTACGCATTCGTATTGCGTCGGCCCTTACAATTGCAAAACCCTCAAGGTCAAGTTCCCCACTATATGTAGACTGCGTCagtcaagtttctgtgactgcgattatgtctggcttaGTAGAGTCAATCTGCATTACTAGTTCCGATCGCTTATTAAGcaagctccgggcattggtGTAACAGATCTTAAGCCTATCtaagtggcctcgtgcttcacccagaatGGCTTCGGCATCATTCTCTATCGAATCCTCACAACTCGGAAATTTACGATTTttaggtctttttcgccagcgtctaatctgagctgtagttctttttcggtttcccgtctttttacacggtccgccaGCGATAAGTCCTTActgagaaaaactcctgaacccttcaattcatgttcattttttaaaattaggtTGCATTCGTTTGGAGATTTGAATACTACTTCAAACAGTATGGACTGATTAGGCTTCAAATTCGCCAGGctacctagtctatacacctttagcaaggtgactccagAGATATTTTGAGGcttaacttggttgagtagctgttttatcaacacaatttcatgctcaaaacgagctttcggttctgagTTCTCACTCTCCTTGATTCTATGAAAAAtaactgatctgtcgctgtgataataataatatatatatattctgaaaataatatttacagaattcacactagtttacaggcatgatcaaattgatataaaaatcaacatttaatgtagagtgcaaacatgaaatataggaaagttttatgtttgccggttcagtaattgttaagtagtttatttatgacatgtatcacggcaagccaatgcaacaccagggaacttgtcattttttcttaagtggatagcctgatgattagtcaacgttgttctgtaaggttattcccagtgccagagcgagttattgataattatctacaactagagaatgtaagataaaagcaaagagcacggaacaacaaaacaatgatagcaagtaagaggttaaacacttaaagttccgataatctcacttgtggagtaagatacacttgcaggcgctagagcatttaatgcattttcagaggagcaaaaggcattaattgagcgaacaaaaaatgggagagtttaacatacggatagtttgaggtagattattccagagcctagaaaacttacaggtaaagtaattcatatagagagaagatctagaatatgtttgtttcgctaaagacaaggagttacgaatgtcgtagtgtgaggctttagcatattgaatcgcctggccggatgtgaaggagagtttgttgagtattttgaaaaagaagataaggttaggTTTGAGCCTTCGATTTCTCGACTACTTTGATGGGGGCATGATTTCCTTATACTTCGTTTTGTCGTGTTTTGCTTACGACCTGTACCCAGTCGCTGACGTTGTTTGGAGTTGTGACCACATTCGCTTCAGGCATACTATGGGATTCCGGAGGGTTCTCGATGACCTGGGAGGTCAGGTCATGTTTCGCGCTGGAAACTGACCGAGCCTTGCGATTGCGGCTTCTAGAAGTTTCCTTCTGGACGCCATTTTGAAGACGGGAGGCAAAAGAAACTTCTTTTCCCGAATTTTTGGTTTAAACAGACTTCTTTGGGGGTTGTCCTTCCTCCTCTGGACGATAAGAGTCAGCACCTGTGCTTGCCTCACATCAATCTGCGTGTCAATAGATAGAGTTCTGTCCTAACTCTCCCGACCACGCTTGCCAGGACACTTTTTCGCAGCATTGAGCATTGAGATGGCCATGGTTAACAAGCTATTTGCATCCAGACAGCATTGTTGACAGAGTCATGAGCAACCATTCTTACTGAACTGTTTAAAAGCCGCAGGCGTTACATTTGTGCAGACTTCGTGGTACCAGACTTTGCACTCGTCGGGATATTGACAGCTTGGACTCTGTCAATGGCTTCTATATGTTTCCAGTCATTTAaggtttttctttaaaaaaaaaaagaactagGCACAATAAAACCTAGAGAAAAAGTGATCTTTGACCAAAAAAGTGGAAAACTGTAAATAGTtggaccaaagtactaacagacacagTAGAAAAAACAAGGTACTCTAAAGTACCGACGATAAACCACTTTAGAAAGCGAAGATGATACTCTAATCGAATAcattaactgaaagaaattcaatcaaagtataaacaatagtcttgatacgttattaacgatcaaaacaatagaatttactcagcAAGGAAATATACCACTTTCCTTTTTAAATGGCGCGTGAGGCCGAGTATTTTGTTGGGAGGTATTTGTAAACTTAAATTTTAGTTATTACCAGGAAAATTTGTGATTGAACAAATGTCTATATGGATACTTTGGTGGTCCTATATCTAGCTTTAGTTAAATCGTAGGTTGATTGTTATCGATTTATTTATGCCGACAGCTCTCATATTTAATTAACAACTGAATTCGAGCTAgggaataatgaaaaaaataaaccaaATACGAGAACGCTTTTTGAATACGTATGTTTCATACAATCACTGAGCTGAACAGAAAGTCGAAGAAGTGAAGTGAAGATAGAGAAGCGAAATAATCGATGAGCAGTGCAGAAGGCGAGTGTGCAaactccatttaatcaagcgtgaCTAGATATTTGTGGTCAtgcaaaaataagttacaggcaCGTAATGAACAGGGTAGACAATCACGATATAAATAGTCATATAAAACCAGACTGGGTTATGAAGCCAATAATTGATATGGTTAAAATATAGCTTGGGAAGAATGAATAAAGTGGTTcgttcagaagctagaataataTTTGTTGACTTGACACAGTACAAGGCACTACAATACTACTGGTGAGTTCCAGGTGGTGGACTCGCCTTCAGTTTTTGTTGCAACATAGATGTAAGCGGAGCTGAAAATTATTTGTATTTGCTCATTTCTAGAattcattataaaataaaaaactatTATTCACTTTCCAAGACTACGGAATATATTCATTGCCAAACACAATCCTCGGGTAAAAATATTTCGTGTTTTTTGTCACCGGAGTGCTTTAATTGACCAACACGAGGAGACAAGTTTGAAAGTGTTTATTGCATTTCTGATGCTATAGAAGTTTGTCGCACTGTTGAGATGATGTAACTTTCAAGAAAATGTGTCGGCTTTCTACGTTCTGATGACACAATGCTCATTTTTGTGTAAATTTACACACTATCGAAATGAACGATTTTTTGTACGAGAGTACAACACGACAATAAGGTGTCTTGAACCTACCTGAAGTGTTTCTTGAAAATATTACTATTGACAACAGAGTATTTTGTTTGTGTCTGTAGACTATTtatctattgtttgtttgtaagaAAGCACTTTTACCCTTAATCGACCACTTTAAACAACCGCCTAAATTATGTGGCACTTATCATGATGATCGAAACATGGAATAATTAACATTTAAAACTCCACTTATCATCAATATTTGTGACTGACAGATGCGATGGTCATACTATCTAGAAACTTTCAGTTAATAAATCGAGGAGTTGTTTCATGAAAAATTCCTGTTTGAAGTGTTTcagaaattatttattatcaaaaaaAGATTTAGGTCACACTTTGTTATTGGTGTGCCTCTCCATTCATCTAGAATGATACACCTAATCTAATATTGTACACTTGTTATGATGTGGCGGTTTAATCCATATAATCACAAGCCAGGGTCCCATCACTATCTATTTTGAATTTTCATGACGTGTGATTAGAAATACTACTTTTTGAAAACATTTGAAGAATGAGTACAATCTTATCAACAGAATTTGTTTTATACAAATGCAAAAATTACGTTTTCAATGATCAAGCTGAGCTATGCCATCCCAATAATCTTTCTGCATTGGCCTCTAAAGCTTCATCACTTCTTATGACTTGATAAGTATTATCACGTGACaatatcaccaatcgaaatatcGCTTTCTATGACCTTATCTCTGTGCTCAACCAACGATACGTCAACCGGCAACGGAAGCCTTTAGTTAACTGGGAATCCTTTCTGATTCACGATATATTAACTTCTCACCCAGCCCTGAACTTTGAGTTCATGACAGAATATACACCTTTACTGTGTAAATAATATGTTTTAGACACAAATATCTCAAATACAAGGAGACCAGGCCGAATCACATGATAAGATGAAAAATAACAACTAAACATTACCAAGTCAAAAGTGTCTGAGTGTTTAAGATACTACAACTGGGAGTAACAAGTCTTATTTTAGTagttaataaaacaaattaaagatTATAACAAAAGGAATACAAATCTACCTAATGTTGTTATTTAACGGTTATAAAATAAGGATATATGTGACAATGGActaaagatgccacaagtataaacagtttgacaacaccttaaccAGTTATATCTTTATAATCGAGGTATAATAGCTTAGTCAGGTCAGACGTGGGAAATGAAGGAATTTGAAGATACATTTGAAAGGCTGTCGGTATGTCTAAGGATCGTTTAGTTTAATCCGGCTATTAGTTGAAAGGGGTGCACGGAGTACCCACTAGTGATCTGGTGCGAATGCGTGGCCGAGcgtcttcagctaggtgagtccggTGAAACTAAtgcggtcagcatcaaatgaCGAATGCTTagagagctattgattttgaggatttattcaCCACTACAGGTCTATAAATATTTTCGAGAAGTAACCATCCGTTTATTTTTCTTCGGAGACACCAGTGTCTTTTTGGCAATGAATTTCTCCTCAGAACTGGGTCAGCTTATCAGTGACGCTGTTCATTCAAATCTCGATATACTTCTTACAGGTTCACTTCACGTCGAGCGAAATTGGATATTCGTGATAGAACTAGCTGTAATGTGCTCTGGAACAGTTTACGTTTAAGGGCCTTGAGTTTGATACAAGATCACATGAGTCATCAGCTTTAAGTATGTTTCCGTGATAGTTATGTTTCCTCACCTTAAAATGTGATGTTCCATGTTGGCACTGGTAATAATGAGGTACAATATTTGAAGCTAGTTATCCATATACCATACAAGTGTGAGATATGCATTTTCAAAATGCTGTTAGCCAGTTCAAGAATTAAGGGAATTGTGGATATGTTATGGAATCGAAATTATAAAATGACAGAGGAGACTTTATGTTGTCAGTCAACAGTTCACTCCGGTATTAGTGTTGGGATAAAGTACAAACCTAAATACTGCAGAATATGCTCTATCTATTTGACGACTGATGGAATTCATTTGTTAGAAATCAGGTTCTGATTTTTATCTGCAACAGTATGGACCAGATTCAAAATGGTGCGCTCAAAAGGCTGGAATTAGAGAAGGCATATGTCAATGAGATCGAGCTATATGACAGATGAGTTACATTTGACCGAGTATAAAATGGAGAGGAGTAAGAGGCTACTGAAATTAGCTTTTATGCACTCCAACTGATTATTGAGTGCATTTGGAAGTGATAGAAAATGTGTATGTGCTAAAGTGAATCATGATCAGTTAACTGTTGTAGAGATGTGCTTGCATTTTAAGCGAATCAGTATAAGTTTTCTTCAAAATTAGTCGTTTGGTTTGAGTTCATAATAGTACTGTTATGTATGGTGGTAAGGAACTGTATTACAGATCTTCATCTATTGTATTATATGAATACAAAATGCAACAAAGGGGCTAGTTTCTTGATAGTGTATGATTAAATTTTAAGGagaataataaatgattataaCAAACGGTACACGTAACTCAACCCAAGGATGGAATTATTTAAACCATTCAATCCAAGTTAGTAGAGTCGAGGAGAGGTGAGCCAGTAAAGTAAAAGCAGAATTATAAGCAATACAATCACGAGGGCTTTTTACTTAAAAAGTGGTGGCAAATAGATTCAACTTCTGTTGATGTATTTATCACCCTATCGACATACTAGGGTTACTCATTCTTATCATAATAACCCTTTTCTGGTTATGTTGAAcaatttttagttttcattaacaTGAACATTTGTTGTTTGGTCTAAGAATCGGCCATATTTAGTTTGGTTTTCTGGCTCTTTTTAAGTCTATGTATTCGTGGTATTTGTGTGACCTAATGATTCTTTTATACTTGGTGTCTGTCTGATTTCGGATTCTAAATACAATACACTCGGTTTTGCTCATCTTAATCTACTAC is from Schistosoma mansoni, WGS project CABG00000000 data, supercontig 0284, strain Puerto Rico, whole genome shotgun sequence and encodes:
- a CDS encoding myosin regulatory light chain 2 smooth muscle,putative; the encoded protein is MACTKTKRRARTRTQRFTSNVFSMFNEAQISEFKEAFLMIDSTKDGVIDKHDLEDIFISLGKSPSDEYLNGMLSQAPGQINFTMFLTLFGEKMMGCDPEETILNAFACFDPEGTGMCNELIFIPFFHEINISHQLENCVKSRVLICFLSLRKKTITSFQRNISNNAPLHSPL